A portion of the Nitratidesulfovibrio termitidis HI1 genome contains these proteins:
- a CDS encoding 4Fe-4S dicluster domain-containing protein, with product MDVTNLETVRDDDFIHAVMEESGQDLTHCYQCGNCTAGCPCGFAYDIQVSQIMRNLQAGRKDKVLNSRSIWLCLSCSSCTTRCPNNIDVARVMDVLRHIARREGRVAEKGVTTFWDAFLASVRKHGRVYELGVVANYVARTGRVWTDIDLLPRIAPKGKLSPMPHDIKGRDEIARIFQRYEEERTR from the coding sequence ATGGACGTGACCAACCTTGAAACTGTTCGCGACGACGACTTCATCCATGCTGTCATGGAGGAGAGCGGGCAGGATCTTACGCACTGTTACCAGTGCGGCAACTGTACGGCGGGGTGTCCGTGCGGGTTCGCCTACGACATCCAGGTCAGCCAGATCATGCGCAACCTGCAGGCGGGCCGGAAGGACAAGGTGCTGAACAGCCGTTCCATCTGGCTGTGCCTGTCCTGCTCCAGCTGCACCACCCGCTGTCCCAACAACATCGACGTGGCGCGTGTGATGGACGTTCTGCGCCACATAGCCCGGCGCGAGGGCCGGGTGGCCGAGAAGGGCGTGACCACTTTCTGGGATGCCTTCCTCGCTTCCGTGCGCAAGCACGGCAGGGTCTACGAACTGGGCGTGGTGGCCAACTACGTGGCCCGCACCGGCAGGGTGTGGACCGACATAGACCTTCTGCCGCGCATTGCGCCCAAGGGCAAACTTTCCCCCATGCCGCACGACATCAAGGGCCGGGACGAGATCGCCCGTATCTTCCAGCGTTACGAGGAGGAAAGGACGCGATGA
- a CDS encoding CoB--CoM heterodisulfide reductase iron-sulfur subunit B family protein, protein MNLAYYPGCSGLGTSREYERSTRAACAALGVKLTDIPDWSCCGSTPAHALEHALSGALSARNLVGAARAGCDTVATPCPSCLSNLKTARHRMADDGFRAKVGRLLDESADKLADLPDVQSVLETLVTRVGLDAIRAKVRQPLAGLRVAPYYGCIMTRPADVMRFDDPENPTSMDDLLTALGAEVVPFPYKVECCGASYGVTRRDIVARLSGRLLGAARDAGAHAVVVACPLCQMNLDLRQTQVEWPGGNAVDMPVFYFTQLLGRALGVPDAELGLEQLCVDPAIAFRRAAQAVAARQAEEAAKAARSVKAHAGQTERAEGGRA, encoded by the coding sequence ATGAATCTCGCCTACTACCCCGGCTGTTCGGGGCTCGGCACCTCGCGCGAGTACGAACGCTCCACCAGGGCCGCCTGCGCGGCGCTGGGCGTGAAGCTGACGGATATTCCGGACTGGAGCTGCTGCGGCTCCACTCCGGCCCACGCGCTGGAGCACGCCCTGTCGGGCGCGTTGTCGGCCCGCAATCTGGTGGGCGCGGCCCGCGCGGGCTGCGACACCGTGGCCACCCCTTGCCCGAGCTGTCTTTCCAACCTCAAGACCGCCCGCCACCGCATGGCCGACGACGGCTTTCGCGCCAAGGTCGGTCGCCTGCTGGACGAATCTGCCGACAAGCTGGCCGACCTGCCCGACGTCCAGTCGGTGCTGGAAACGCTGGTGACCCGCGTGGGCCTGGACGCCATTCGCGCCAAGGTGCGCCAGCCCCTCGCCGGGCTGCGCGTGGCCCCCTATTACGGCTGCATCATGACCCGCCCGGCGGACGTCATGCGCTTTGACGATCCGGAAAACCCCACCTCCATGGACGACCTGCTCACGGCGCTGGGCGCCGAGGTGGTACCCTTCCCCTACAAGGTGGAATGCTGCGGGGCCTCGTACGGCGTCACGCGGCGGGACATCGTGGCCCGGCTGTCCGGGCGGCTGCTGGGCGCGGCGCGCGACGCCGGTGCCCACGCCGTGGTGGTGGCCTGCCCGCTGTGCCAGATGAACCTGGACCTGCGCCAGACGCAGGTGGAATGGCCCGGCGGCAATGCCGTGGACATGCCGGTGTTCTACTTCACCCAGTTGCTGGGGCGCGCCCTGGGCGTGCCGGATGCGGAACTGGGGCTGGAACAGCTGTGCGTGGACCCGGCCATCGCCTTCCGCCGCGCGGCGCAGGCCGTTGCGGCGCGGCAGGCCGAAGAGGCCGCCAAGGCGGCGCGCTCGGTGAAGGCCCATGCAGGGCAGACTGAACGGGCCGAAGGGGGCAGGGCATGA
- a CDS encoding CoB--CoM heterodisulfide reductase iron-sulfur subunit A family protein — protein sequence MRIGVFVCHCGSNIGGTVDVPGVAEVARAYPDVVFSSDTMYACSEPGQAAIVDAIKEHALDGVVVASCTPRMHEPTFRRTVERAGLNRYMFEMANIREHVSWIGKDREANSNKAAELVRMAVEKLRLNAPLYPKSFDVTKRVLVIGGGVAGIQAALDCADGGIEVVLVERESTIGGKMAKLDKTFPTVDCSSCILGPKMVDVSQHPNIRLYAHAEVEKIGGYVGNFKVDVRRKATYVDWELCTGCGLCMEKCPSKKSPDAFNEHVGVTTSINIPFPQAIPKKAIIDPTSCRQFVKGKCGVCAKVCPTGAIRYDMEDQVVTEEVGAIITATGYDLFDYTRYAEYGGGRYPDVITSLQYERLLSASGPTGGHVKRPSDGKEPKTVVFIQCVGSRDRSVDRPYCSGFCCMYTAKQAVLTKDHIPDSRSYVFYMDIRANGKMYEEFTRRAMEEYGVQYVRGRVSMIVPQGDTYLVRGVDTLLGEQVEVPADLVVLAVGAESSHGAPQLAEKLRISYDNYGFFMESHCKLRPVETNTAGVYLAGACQGPKDIPSSVGQGSAAAAKVLGLFSRGRLESDPQISQVDVRRCVGCGKCITTCPYGAIEWMELRGEMKARVIETVCQGCGICTVTCPQGAVQLQHFTDNQILAEVNALCLS from the coding sequence ATGAGAATAGGTGTTTTCGTCTGCCACTGCGGCAGCAACATCGGCGGCACCGTGGACGTGCCCGGCGTGGCCGAGGTGGCCCGCGCCTACCCCGACGTGGTCTTTTCTTCCGACACCATGTACGCGTGCTCCGAACCGGGGCAGGCAGCCATCGTGGACGCCATCAAGGAACATGCGCTGGACGGCGTGGTGGTTGCCTCGTGCACCCCGCGCATGCACGAGCCCACCTTCCGCCGCACGGTGGAACGGGCCGGGTTGAACCGCTACATGTTCGAAATGGCTAACATCCGCGAGCATGTCTCGTGGATCGGCAAGGACCGTGAGGCCAACAGCAACAAGGCGGCGGAACTGGTCCGCATGGCCGTGGAAAAGCTGCGCCTGAACGCGCCGCTGTACCCCAAGTCGTTCGACGTGACCAAGCGCGTGCTGGTCATCGGCGGCGGGGTGGCTGGCATCCAGGCCGCGCTGGACTGCGCCGACGGCGGCATCGAAGTGGTGCTGGTGGAACGCGAATCGACCATCGGCGGCAAGATGGCCAAGCTGGACAAGACCTTCCCCACCGTGGACTGTTCCAGCTGCATCCTTGGCCCCAAGATGGTGGACGTGTCGCAGCACCCCAACATCCGCCTGTACGCCCATGCCGAGGTCGAGAAGATCGGCGGCTACGTGGGCAACTTCAAGGTGGATGTGCGGCGCAAGGCAACCTACGTGGACTGGGAACTGTGCACCGGCTGCGGCCTGTGCATGGAAAAGTGCCCCAGCAAGAAGTCGCCCGATGCGTTCAACGAGCATGTGGGCGTTACCACTTCCATCAACATCCCGTTCCCGCAGGCCATCCCCAAGAAGGCCATCATCGATCCCACGTCCTGCCGCCAGTTCGTCAAGGGCAAGTGCGGCGTGTGCGCCAAGGTGTGTCCCACCGGGGCCATCCGCTACGACATGGAAGATCAGGTGGTGACTGAAGAAGTGGGGGCCATCATCACGGCCACGGGCTACGATCTGTTCGACTACACCAGGTACGCGGAATACGGCGGCGGGCGCTACCCGGACGTGATCACCTCGCTCCAGTACGAGCGGCTGCTGTCGGCGTCCGGCCCCACGGGCGGGCATGTCAAGCGCCCGTCCGACGGAAAAGAGCCCAAGACAGTGGTGTTCATCCAGTGCGTGGGCTCGCGTGACCGTTCGGTGGACCGCCCGTACTGCAGCGGCTTCTGCTGCATGTACACCGCCAAGCAGGCGGTGCTGACCAAGGACCACATCCCCGATTCGCGCAGCTACGTGTTCTACATGGACATTCGCGCCAACGGGAAGATGTACGAGGAGTTCACCCGCCGGGCCATGGAAGAGTACGGCGTGCAGTACGTGCGCGGCCGCGTGTCCATGATCGTCCCGCAGGGCGACACCTACCTGGTGCGCGGGGTAGACACGCTGCTTGGCGAACAGGTGGAGGTGCCCGCCGACCTGGTGGTGCTGGCCGTGGGGGCGGAATCGTCCCACGGGGCGCCGCAATTGGCCGAAAAGCTGCGCATTTCGTACGACAACTACGGCTTTTTCATGGAAAGCCATTGCAAGCTGCGCCCGGTGGAAACCAATACCGCGGGGGTCTACCTTGCCGGTGCGTGCCAGGGCCCCAAGGATATTCCGTCCTCGGTGGGGCAGGGCAGCGCGGCGGCGGCTAAGGTGCTGGGCCTTTTCTCGCGCGGCAGGCTGGAAAGCGACCCGCAGATATCGCAGGTGGACGTGCGCCGCTGCGTGGGCTGCGGCAAGTGCATCACCACCTGCCCTTACGGGGCCATCGAATGGATGGAACTGCGCGGCGAGATGAAGGCCCGCGTCATTGAAACGGTGTGCCAGGGCTGCGGTATCTGCACGGTCACCTGTCCTCAGGGTGCCGTCCAGCTGCAGCACTTCACCGACAACCAGATCCTCGCGGAGGTCAACGCACTATGCCTGTCCTGA
- a CDS encoding hydrogenase iron-sulfur subunit, with amino-acid sequence MPVLKGKELRVVGFLCNWCSYGGADTAGVGRFSQPTDLRIIRVPCSGRVDPMFVVKALLGGADGVLVSGCHPRDCHYSQGNFYARRRLETLKTFLPALGIDPDRFQYTWVSASEGQRWKNVVSNFVEKVHQLGHAPRIEEAAPYLPLAEKGDTPRAPLRPLAYPAAGTLAASLEQLREKIRAALPELECVIGWQQGFDALHATPLFMRKPEDVDKLTWGPLNVHNLATYLPQFKNRKVGVVVKGCDSRSVIELLQEKLVEPDNVRVFGMPCEGVVDMTRVQKALDGTGNADGAICADTAPSSVGVDGDNLSFEGEAPARLKLTDMVAEKCRTCDTPVPLLGDVVEGSASASAGPAPDAPPSLEALDAMTPEQRRGFWRAQMSRCLRCYACRNACPMCVCRDHCIAESRDPHWTTQEGNVREKLQFQVIHALHLAGRCTECGECQRACPVNIPVLALKQWMNRSVRTLFDYRAGVDVDAVPPLLAFAVEEKNIKEHGL; translated from the coding sequence ATGCCTGTCCTGAAGGGGAAGGAACTCCGCGTCGTAGGGTTCCTGTGCAACTGGTGCTCGTACGGCGGTGCCGACACCGCCGGGGTCGGGCGATTCTCGCAGCCCACGGACCTGCGCATCATCCGCGTGCCCTGTTCGGGCCGCGTGGATCCCATGTTCGTGGTAAAGGCGCTGCTTGGCGGCGCGGACGGCGTGCTGGTTTCCGGCTGCCACCCGCGCGACTGTCACTACAGCCAGGGCAACTTCTACGCCCGACGTCGGCTTGAAACGCTGAAGACCTTCCTGCCCGCCCTCGGCATCGACCCGGACCGCTTCCAGTACACCTGGGTGTCCGCGTCGGAAGGGCAGCGCTGGAAGAACGTCGTATCGAACTTCGTGGAAAAGGTGCACCAGCTGGGGCATGCCCCGCGCATAGAGGAAGCCGCTCCGTACCTGCCGCTGGCAGAAAAGGGCGACACCCCGCGCGCGCCACTGCGTCCGCTTGCCTACCCGGCGGCGGGAACGCTGGCGGCATCGCTGGAGCAACTGCGCGAAAAGATTCGCGCGGCGTTGCCGGAACTGGAATGCGTGATCGGCTGGCAGCAGGGCTTTGATGCGCTGCACGCCACGCCGCTGTTCATGCGCAAGCCCGAGGACGTGGACAAGCTGACCTGGGGTCCGCTGAACGTGCACAACCTGGCCACCTACCTGCCGCAGTTCAAGAACCGCAAGGTGGGCGTGGTGGTGAAGGGGTGCGACAGCCGCTCGGTCATCGAGCTGTTGCAGGAAAAGCTGGTGGAGCCCGACAACGTGCGGGTGTTCGGCATGCCCTGCGAGGGCGTGGTGGACATGACCCGCGTGCAGAAGGCGCTGGACGGCACCGGTAACGCGGATGGCGCAATCTGCGCCGACACGGCGCCTTCTTCGGTAGGCGTTGACGGCGACAACCTGTCCTTTGAAGGCGAAGCCCCCGCCCGGCTCAAGCTGACCGACATGGTGGCCGAAAAGTGCCGCACCTGCGACACCCCGGTGCCCCTGCTGGGCGACGTGGTGGAGGGCAGCGCCTCCGCCTCGGCGGGCCCCGCGCCCGACGCGCCGCCCAGTCTCGAAGCCCTGGACGCCATGACCCCGGAACAGCGGCGCGGCTTCTGGCGCGCCCAGATGAGCCGTTGCCTGCGCTGCTACGCCTGCCGCAACGCCTGTCCCATGTGCGTGTGCCGCGACCACTGCATCGCCGAAAGCCGCGACCCGCACTGGACCACCCAGGAAGGCAACGTGCGCGAGAAGTTGCAGTTCCAGGTCATCCATGCCCTGCACCTGGCCGGGCGCTGCACCGAATGCGGCGAATGCCAGCGGGCCTGCCCGGTGAACATTCCGGTGCTGGCCCTCAAGCAGTGGATGAACCGTTCGGTGCGCACCCTGTTCGACTACCGCGCCGGCGTTGACGTGGACGCGGTGCCGCCGCTGCTGGCCTTTGCCGTGGAAGAAAAGAACATCAAGGAGCATGGGCTGTGA
- a CDS encoding 4Fe-4S dicluster domain-containing protein, producing MSFARYIARGELARALDDMARGRVTYAPRREGDAVVFRPRAEGEEPLLARATVPPKGVIFPQSERLFAFIREKDPNDPGRTTVRLDSSVDIEPALIFGSRPCDARGFHIFDRVYLNGPHRDPYYAARREATVVVTMACTKAGSTCFCHWTGCGPADATGSDILLTPVGSGADAGFVAMAVTERGGAVLEQANLPEADAARADAAQAVHAATLAALDAQSPAPDLSATPARLLERFGDSGFWRDMSDKCLSCGACTYLCPTCYCFNITDENDGGDGMRGRRLRSWDNCMSSLFTREASGHNPRMGKALRLRNRVGHKFSYYPQLHEGVVSCNGCGRCITGCPVSVDIREMVVRATEANEETPNA from the coding sequence ATGAGCTTCGCACGATACATCGCGCGCGGCGAGCTTGCCCGCGCCCTCGACGACATGGCGCGGGGCCGCGTGACGTATGCGCCCCGCAGGGAAGGCGATGCCGTGGTCTTCCGCCCCCGCGCGGAAGGCGAGGAACCGCTGCTGGCCCGCGCCACGGTGCCGCCCAAGGGCGTCATCTTTCCGCAGAGCGAGCGGCTGTTCGCCTTCATCCGCGAAAAGGATCCCAACGACCCCGGTCGCACCACGGTGCGGCTGGATTCCAGCGTGGACATCGAACCGGCGCTGATCTTCGGCAGTCGCCCGTGCGACGCACGCGGCTTCCACATCTTCGACAGGGTCTATCTGAACGGCCCCCACCGCGACCCGTACTACGCGGCGCGGCGCGAAGCCACCGTGGTGGTCACCATGGCCTGTACCAAGGCCGGGTCCACCTGCTTCTGTCACTGGACCGGCTGCGGCCCGGCGGACGCCACCGGCTCGGACATCCTGCTGACCCCCGTGGGCAGTGGCGCTGATGCCGGTTTCGTGGCAATGGCCGTCACCGAGCGCGGCGGTGCCGTGCTGGAACAGGCCAACCTGCCGGAAGCCGACGCCGCCCGTGCGGACGCCGCCCAGGCCGTGCACGCGGCCACCCTGGCGGCGCTGGATGCGCAAAGCCCGGCCCCGGACCTGTCCGCCACGCCTGCCCGGCTGCTGGAACGCTTCGGCGATTCCGGCTTCTGGCGCGACATGTCGGACAAGTGCCTGTCCTGCGGGGCGTGCACCTACCTGTGCCCCACCTGCTACTGCTTCAACATCACCGACGAGAACGACGGCGGCGACGGCATGCGCGGCAGGCGGCTGCGCAGCTGGGACAACTGCATGTCCTCGCTGTTCACCCGCGAGGCCAGCGGCCACAACCCGCGCATGGGCAAGGCCCTGCGCCTGCGCAACCGCGTGGGCCACAAGTTCTCGTACTATCCGCAACTGCACGAGGGCGTTGTGTCGTGCAACGGCTGTGGCCGCTGCATCACCGGCTGCCCGGTATCCGTGGACATCCGCGAGATGGTGGTGCGCGCCACCGAAGCCAACGAGGAGACCCCCAATGCCTGA
- a CDS encoding FAD/NAD(P)-binding protein: protein MPDAITPQAGAHATTLGTGFTDNPYLPDVATVLETVQETPAIKTLRVRIDDPARMEAFRFNPGQVGQLSLFGVGESTFVINSPPTRMDYLQFSIMRAGEVTAALHGLKPGDKVGVRAPLGNWFPFEDMRGKDIVFVGGGIGMAPLRTLLLYMLDNRADYGNITLLYGARTPTDMAFRDDVQEWLGRSDMQTTLTVDQAPEDWPHRAGLIPHVLLDLAPSNANSVAVLCGPPIMIKFTVEALKKLHFADEQIYTTLERRMKCGIGICGRCNIGTKYVCVDGPVFTYAELRDLPNEL from the coding sequence ATGCCTGATGCCATCACCCCGCAAGCGGGCGCGCACGCCACCACCCTGGGCACGGGGTTCACCGACAACCCCTACCTGCCCGACGTGGCCACCGTGCTGGAAACCGTGCAGGAAACCCCGGCCATCAAGACCCTGCGCGTGCGCATTGACGACCCTGCGCGCATGGAAGCCTTCCGTTTCAACCCCGGCCAGGTGGGCCAGCTTTCGCTGTTCGGCGTGGGCGAATCCACCTTTGTCATCAATTCGCCGCCCACCCGCATGGACTACCTGCAGTTCAGCATCATGCGCGCAGGCGAGGTGACCGCCGCCCTGCACGGGCTGAAGCCCGGCGACAAGGTGGGCGTGCGCGCCCCGCTGGGCAACTGGTTTCCGTTCGAGGACATGCGCGGCAAGGATATCGTGTTCGTAGGTGGGGGCATCGGCATGGCTCCGCTGCGCACGCTGCTGCTGTACATGCTGGACAACCGCGCCGACTACGGCAACATCACGCTGCTGTACGGCGCGCGCACGCCCACGGACATGGCCTTCCGCGACGACGTGCAGGAATGGCTGGGCCGCAGCGACATGCAGACCACGCTGACCGTGGACCAGGCCCCGGAAGACTGGCCGCACCGCGCGGGGCTGATTCCCCACGTGCTGCTGGACCTTGCCCCGTCCAACGCGAACAGCGTGGCCGTGCTGTGCGGCCCGCCCATCATGATCAAGTTCACGGTGGAGGCGCTGAAGAAGCTGCACTTCGCCGACGAGCAGATCTACACCACGCTGGAGCGGCGCATGAAGTGCGGCATCGGCATCTGCGGGCGCTGCAACATCGGCACGAAGTACGTGTGTGTGGACGGGCCGGTGTTTACCTACGCCGAACTGCGCGACTTGCCCAACGAACTCTAG
- a CDS encoding ferritin-like domain-containing protein has translation MAEFFNAADVTAAAIRIEQRGQDVYNQAVAMATKPEVKALFQHLAAEEARHEATFRAMADRVGPVELPAWSIAAEYVEYLHALLDSHALFTQAGTLTALKGAADDHAAALRMAIQFEKDTLLFFTEMRELVPAQEKAAVDACIAEERAHLRALTAMLAQVHA, from the coding sequence ATGGCCGAGTTCTTCAACGCAGCAGACGTCACCGCCGCCGCCATCCGCATCGAGCAGCGCGGCCAGGACGTGTACAATCAGGCCGTGGCCATGGCCACCAAGCCAGAGGTCAAGGCGCTGTTCCAGCACCTGGCCGCCGAAGAGGCCAGGCACGAGGCAACCTTCCGCGCCATGGCCGACCGCGTCGGCCCCGTGGAACTGCCCGCCTGGAGCATTGCCGCCGAGTACGTGGAATATCTGCACGCGCTGCTCGATTCGCACGCGCTGTTTACCCAGGCCGGTACCCTGACTGCGCTCAAGGGGGCCGCCGACGACCATGCCGCCGCCCTGCGCATGGCCATCCAGTTCGAGAAGGACACTCTGCTGTTCTTCACCGAAATGCGCGAACTGGTGCCCGCTCAGGAAAAGGCGGCGGTGGATGCCTGCATTGCGGAAGAACGCGCCCATCTGCGCGCCCTTACCGCCATGCTGGCGCAAGTGCACGCATAG
- a CDS encoding iron-containing alcohol dehydrogenase, with translation MRITKFAIPEVIFGHGSLDHLAPCARRLGASRVLLVSDKGLESSGWVERVMDILSGNGLEWVYFSDCSSNPRDHQVHEGARIYREERADVVIALGGGSPMDTAKGIGTIVGNGGRISDYEGANKIMRPLPPMIFLPTTAGSGSDISQFCIITDVERRLKMSIISRSLIPNVSIIDPQVLLTKSEELIIASAIDAFAHAVESYLSLLASPFTDHQALRAMELIMANLMPAVERRDPQALEQLSIASTAAGMSFSNAGLGIGHSLAHSLGGMFDVLHGLVHPVLLPHVMRYNLPVSVDRLAAIGRIVVGPRVASADSIARAGIERLGEFFAGLGVPVRLGQLLPDRSALETIARTAVNDACTLTNPRAVTWQDLLTICEEAW, from the coding sequence ATGCGGATCACCAAATTCGCCATTCCGGAGGTCATCTTCGGGCATGGCAGCCTTGATCATCTTGCGCCGTGCGCGCGCAGGCTGGGTGCCTCGCGCGTGTTGCTGGTCAGCGACAAGGGCCTGGAATCCAGCGGCTGGGTAGAACGGGTCATGGACATCCTGAGCGGCAACGGCCTCGAATGGGTGTACTTTTCCGATTGCAGTTCCAACCCGCGCGACCATCAGGTGCACGAGGGCGCGCGAATCTACCGCGAGGAACGCGCCGACGTGGTCATCGCCCTGGGCGGCGGCAGTCCCATGGACACGGCCAAGGGCATCGGCACCATCGTCGGCAACGGCGGACGCATCAGCGACTACGAGGGGGCCAACAAGATCATGCGGCCCCTGCCGCCCATGATCTTTCTGCCCACCACGGCGGGCAGCGGGTCGGACATCTCGCAGTTCTGCATCATCACCGACGTGGAACGCCGCCTGAAGATGTCCATCATCAGCAGGTCGCTGATTCCCAACGTGTCCATCATCGACCCGCAGGTGCTGCTGACCAAGAGCGAGGAACTGATCATCGCCTCGGCCATCGACGCCTTTGCTCATGCCGTGGAATCGTACCTGTCGCTGCTGGCCTCGCCGTTCACGGACCATCAGGCCCTGCGCGCCATGGAGCTTATCATGGCCAACCTGATGCCCGCCGTGGAACGGCGCGACCCACAGGCGCTGGAGCAGCTCAGCATCGCCAGCACGGCGGCGGGCATGTCGTTCAGCAATGCGGGCCTCGGCATCGGCCATTCGCTGGCCCATTCGCTGGGGGGCATGTTCGATGTGCTGCACGGCTTGGTGCACCCGGTGCTGCTGCCGCATGTGATGCGCTACAACCTGCCGGTGAGCGTGGACCGGCTGGCGGCCATCGGGCGCATCGTGGTGGGGCCGCGCGTGGCCAGCGCGGATAGCATTGCCCGCGCGGGCATAGAGCGGCTGGGCGAATTCTTTGCCGGGCTGGGTGTGCCGGTGCGGCTGGGGCAGTTGCTGCCCGACCGGTCGGCGCTGGAGACCATTGCCCGCACGGCGGTCAACGACGCCTGCACCCTGACCAACCCGCGCGCGGTGACCTGGCAGGACCTGCTGACCATCTGCGAAGAGGCGTGGTGA
- a CDS encoding two-component system sensor histidine kinase NtrB, whose translation MTQGTSLDDLIGIEHSKLGFFQELRQTIEQLKAAHRESERNRLEIEAILDGITDLMMVLSKDLRIIAVNHVFYEILGVREPEGRYCYEIFRQQDHPCPECPAHRSFVTDEVCRETSIFRINGRKLQFEMVASPIKDPATQDRQILIFKRDVTLEKEFQAKFHQAEKMATVGMLAAGVAHEVNNPLTAIHGFAEGILRRVERLRGVVDPEMHADLADYAGTILGECGRCQEIVHSLLTFSRPHSSEFSPVNLNCVVGDTLKLLHNHLKQPKYRRVRIDARLCPTAPVILGCEAQLKQVMLNLLVNALDAFDGASGSDGERCTPKGGAGGAVGDAGDGTGSGGGDSAARNAAGRPDGRAAGMADDSAAGEAPVITVTPFRDGRHAGFVVHDTGCGIPPEHLDSLFEPFFTTKPVGRGIGIGLSTCYTIVTEHGGDIRVESRVGEGSTFTVTLPLPPE comes from the coding sequence ATGACCCAGGGGACCAGCCTCGACGACCTCATCGGCATAGAGCACAGCAAGCTGGGCTTCTTTCAGGAACTGCGCCAGACCATCGAGCAGCTGAAGGCCGCGCACCGTGAATCGGAGCGCAACCGCCTGGAGATAGAGGCCATCCTGGACGGCATCACCGACCTGATGATGGTGCTTTCCAAGGACTTGCGTATCATTGCCGTGAACCACGTGTTTTACGAGATTCTGGGCGTGCGCGAGCCGGAAGGGCGCTACTGCTACGAAATTTTCCGCCAGCAGGACCACCCCTGCCCGGAATGCCCGGCGCACCGCTCGTTCGTCACGGACGAGGTGTGCCGCGAAACGTCCATCTTCCGCATCAACGGGCGCAAGTTGCAGTTCGAGATGGTGGCCTCGCCCATCAAGGATCCGGCCACCCAGGATCGTCAGATCCTCATCTTCAAGCGCGACGTGACCCTGGAAAAGGAATTCCAGGCCAAGTTCCACCAGGCCGAAAAGATGGCCACCGTGGGCATGCTGGCCGCCGGGGTGGCGCACGAGGTGAACAACCCGCTTACGGCCATCCACGGCTTTGCAGAGGGCATCCTGCGCCGGGTGGAGCGGTTGCGCGGCGTCGTGGACCCGGAGATGCACGCGGACCTTGCGGACTATGCCGGGACCATCCTGGGCGAATGCGGCCGTTGCCAGGAAATCGTCCATTCGCTGCTGACTTTCAGCAGGCCGCATTCCTCGGAATTTTCCCCCGTGAACCTCAATTGCGTCGTGGGCGACACCCTGAAGCTGCTGCACAACCATCTGAAGCAGCCCAAGTACCGCCGCGTGCGCATTGATGCCCGGCTGTGCCCCACGGCCCCGGTGATACTTGGCTGCGAGGCGCAACTGAAGCAGGTGATGCTGAACCTGCTGGTGAACGCGCTGGATGCCTTTGACGGGGCATCCGGGTCGGATGGCGAGCGGTGCACTCCGAAGGGAGGCGCGGGCGGCGCTGTAGGCGATGCAGGCGACGGAACAGGCAGCGGCGGAGGAGACTCCGCAGCCCGCAACGCGGCGGGCAGGCCGGATGGCAGGGCGGCGGGCATGGCGGACGACAGCGCTGCGGGCGAGGCCCCGGTCATCACCGTCACTCCGTTCCGCGACGGACGCCACGCCGGGTTCGTCGTGCACGACACGGGCTGCGGCATCCCGCCGGAACATCTCGATTCGCTGTTCGAGCCGTTCTTCACCACCAAGCCGGTGGGCCGGGGCATCGGCATCGGGCTGTCCACCTGTTATACCATCGTCACGGAACACGGCGGGGACATTCGCGTGGAAAGCCGGGTCGGCGAAGGCTCCACGTTCACCGTCACGCTGCCGCTTCCGCCGGAGTAA